In a genomic window of Lacrimispora sp. BS-2:
- a CDS encoding HD domain-containing phosphohydrolase has translation MIKWLKAKKNDMKQKRDPLKQEGIKICIMYFLFGFVWVYFSDRIVNRLVYNPSARMVIHTYKGIMYVLITASVLYYLISNLLRKVELAERRLGKSYDDLSAANEELKEYVEQLTASEKELRIQYEKIMEYDQRLRISEEKYKAIIRQMQLGMALYEGAAGDDIFEYRLVDSNYSHEALTGLKKEDILGKRFFDIHKNMEPKNLDKLIWTINTGESTSYQRFQENTNYYYEVLASRPKENQLAIILNDITKSKQAEDRLHYLSYHDQLTGLYNRRFFEEQLKRLNSKSYYPLMITMADINGLKLMNDSFGHKVGDKYIQKVAEVLREGFREKDIICRLGGDEFIIISPNTDVKEIKEMIGRVSKRTKHEAVNKITLSVSFGYNAKYKDEESILEVLKKAEDYMYKKKLLESAGIRGKTIYTIMTALHEKNPREEQHSLRVSQLCEKMGTALGLQEDEIKELRTVGMLHDIGKVAIEEGILNKNGKLVEKEWEEIKKHPEIGYRILSTVNELSEMADYVLAHHEWWDGSGYPKGLKENEIPVQSRIIAIADAYDAMISERSYRHALSREYAISELVKGAGTQFCREYVDVFIDKVVYDMGVSV, from the coding sequence ATGATTAAATGGTTAAAGGCTAAAAAGAATGATATGAAGCAAAAGAGAGATCCTTTAAAACAGGAAGGAATTAAAATCTGCATTATGTATTTTCTTTTTGGTTTTGTCTGGGTTTATTTCTCCGACAGAATCGTGAACCGGCTCGTTTATAATCCTTCTGCAAGGATGGTGATCCATACTTATAAGGGAATTATGTATGTTTTGATTACTGCTTCGGTTCTTTATTATTTAATTTCCAACCTTTTACGAAAGGTAGAGCTGGCAGAGAGAAGATTGGGCAAAAGCTATGACGATCTGTCCGCCGCCAATGAAGAGCTTAAGGAATACGTGGAACAGCTCACTGCATCAGAAAAAGAGCTGAGGATACAGTATGAAAAAATCATGGAGTATGATCAAAGGTTAAGAATAAGCGAAGAGAAATATAAGGCCATCATCAGACAGATGCAATTAGGCATGGCATTGTATGAGGGAGCTGCCGGCGATGATATTTTTGAATATAGGCTGGTAGATTCCAATTACAGCCATGAGGCCTTGACCGGATTAAAAAAAGAAGATATTTTAGGGAAAAGATTTTTTGATATACATAAAAATATGGAACCAAAAAACCTGGACAAGCTGATATGGACCATAAATACAGGAGAATCGACCAGCTACCAGCGGTTTCAGGAGAATACGAATTATTACTATGAGGTTCTGGCGTCCCGCCCAAAGGAAAACCAGCTGGCCATTATTTTAAATGACATTACCAAAAGCAAACAGGCGGAGGATCGGCTCCATTATTTAAGCTATCATGACCAGTTGACGGGATTATACAACAGAAGGTTTTTTGAAGAACAGTTAAAACGGCTGAATTCCAAAAGCTATTATCCGCTAATGATTACCATGGCCGATATCAATGGATTAAAGCTCATGAACGATTCCTTTGGACACAAGGTGGGAGATAAATATATTCAAAAAGTGGCTGAAGTATTAAGAGAAGGTTTCAGGGAAAAGGATATCATATGCCGTTTGGGAGGCGATGAATTCATCATAATTTCTCCCAATACCGATGTTAAGGAAATAAAGGAGATGATCGGCAGGGTCAGTAAACGGACAAAGCATGAAGCCGTAAATAAGATTACCCTTTCCGTATCTTTTGGATACAACGCGAAATATAAGGATGAGGAATCCATATTGGAAGTCCTTAAAAAGGCCGAGGACTATATGTACAAGAAAAAGCTGCTGGAAAGCGCGGGAATAAGGGGGAAGACTATCTATACGATTATGACTGCCCTTCATGAGAAAAATCCCAGGGAAGAACAGCATTCCCTCCGTGTGTCTCAGCTGTGCGAAAAGATGGGGACAGCCCTTGGACTGCAGGAAGATGAAATAAAAGAGTTAAGGACCGTTGGAATGCTCCATGATATCGGTAAGGTGGCAATTGAAGAGGGGATACTTAATAAAAACGGAAAACTGGTGGAAAAGGAATGGGAAGAAATTAAAAAGCACCCGGAGATCGGCTACCGCATTTTAAGCACGGTCAATGAACTGTCAGAGATGGCAGATTACGTTCTGGCCCATCATGAATGGTGGGATGGAAGTGGTTATCCCAAGGGACTTAAGGAAAATGAAATACCGGTTCAATCAAGGATCATTGCTATTGCAGATGCATACGACGCCATGATCAGTGAAAGAAGCTACCGTCATGCATTATCCAGGGAATATGCGATCAGTGAACTGGTTAAGGGCGCTGGTACGCAGTTTTGCAGGGAGTACGTCGATGTATTTATAGATAAGGTAGTTTATGACATGGGAGTCAGCGTTTAA
- the moaA gene encoding GTP 3',8-cyclase MoaA — protein sequence MKDSCNRTIDYIRISVTDRCNLRCLYCMPEEGISPLRHEDILTYQEILRICKAGARLGIRKVKVTGGEPLVRKDIEVLIKELARIPGIEDVTMTTNGCLLKEKSAKLKAAGLSSVNVSLDTLDPVRFARITRRDSFESVMEGIDSALAAGIKVKINCAVMEELTKEEVLAFARFSMERRIPVRFIEMMPIGQGKHYKALENDDLAGILSEAFGELKESRQVKGNGPAVYYTWGDETGFIGFISAVSHKFCRTCNRVRLTSDGFLKLCLDSPAGVDLKGPLREGISDDSLFNLMKQSIRNKPESHHFEEALGETGPNMNQIGG from the coding sequence ATGAAAGACAGCTGCAATAGAACCATTGACTATATCCGGATATCCGTTACGGACCGGTGTAATTTAAGGTGTCTCTACTGCATGCCGGAGGAGGGGATTTCCCCTCTGCGCCATGAGGACATCCTCACCTATCAGGAAATCCTGCGGATCTGTAAGGCAGGTGCCCGCCTTGGAATCCGTAAGGTAAAGGTAACCGGAGGGGAGCCTTTGGTGAGAAAGGACATAGAGGTCCTGATCAAGGAGCTGGCAAGGATTCCGGGAATTGAGGATGTGACAATGACCACTAATGGCTGCCTGTTAAAGGAAAAGTCAGCTAAACTAAAGGCTGCAGGCTTATCAAGCGTCAATGTGAGCCTGGATACCCTGGATCCCGTGCGGTTTGCCAGAATCACAAGAAGAGACTCTTTTGAATCCGTCATGGAAGGAATCGACAGCGCATTGGCAGCCGGAATCAAGGTAAAAATAAACTGTGCGGTCATGGAGGAATTAACAAAGGAAGAGGTGCTGGCCTTTGCCCGGTTTTCCATGGAACGCAGGATCCCTGTCCGTTTTATTGAAATGATGCCCATTGGACAGGGGAAACATTACAAAGCACTGGAAAATGATGATCTGGCGGGAATCCTGTCAGAGGCTTTTGGAGAACTTAAGGAAAGCCGCCAGGTAAAAGGCAACGGTCCTGCCGTTTATTATACATGGGGAGATGAAACAGGCTTTATCGGCTTTATCAGTGCCGTAAGCCACAAATTCTGCCGTACCTGTAACCGGGTAAGGCTGACTTCTGACGGATTTCTAAAGCTTTGCCTGGACAGCCCTGCGGGAGTGGATTTAAAAGGGCCTTTGCGCGAAGGAATTTCCGATGACAGCCTTTTTAATCTGATGAAGCAGAGCATCCGGAACAAACCGGAGAGCCATCATTTTGAAGAAGCTTTGGGAGAAACGGGCCCCAACATGAACCAGATAGGAGGATAA
- a CDS encoding LysR family transcriptional regulator codes for MKEINKEERTLKYHLKLRVYYEERNFGPGVADLMRLVRERGSLSAACQELHMAYSKAWKIINKAEEDLGFSLMEGRRGGENGGTTVLTEEGEKFLDRYLAFVEEAESAVEELFYKYFPG; via the coding sequence ATGAAAGAAATAAACAAAGAAGAAAGAACGCTTAAGTATCATTTAAAGCTCCGTGTTTATTATGAAGAGCGTAACTTTGGGCCGGGAGTGGCAGACTTAATGAGGCTTGTAAGGGAGAGGGGATCCCTTTCTGCCGCCTGCCAGGAACTGCACATGGCTTATTCAAAAGCGTGGAAGATTATCAACAAGGCAGAAGAGGACCTGGGATTTTCCCTGATGGAAGGAAGAAGGGGAGGGGAAAACGGAGGAACTACTGTTTTAACGGAAGAGGGCGAGAAGTTCTTAGACCGGTATCTGGCCTTTGTAGAGGAGGCAGAATCAGCGGTGGAAGAATTATTTTACAAATATTTTCCCGGATGA
- the yqeB gene encoding selenium-dependent molybdenum cofactor biosynthesis protein YqeB, whose product MKVLIKGAGDLATGIGCRLHRCGFELVMTDIAVPTTVRRTVAFSRAVYEEEAKVEDITGVLCRSLEEIHGAIAGDQVAVVADEECKIRETWKPDVVVDAIIAKKNLGTRITDADVVVGVGPGFTAGLDCHVVVETKRGHNLGRCIWEGSAFPNTGVPGMIGGYDKERIIRATDDGIFKGHVKIGDLVEKGDLVGYSGDAPIYAQVGGVVRGLLQDGVAVTKGMKSGDVDPRGNIENCYTISDKASSIGGGVLEAILSMKKKKRAAAKTEKQ is encoded by the coding sequence ATGAAGGTATTGATAAAAGGAGCCGGTGACCTGGCAACAGGCATCGGATGCCGGTTGCACCGCTGCGGCTTTGAACTGGTCATGACGGATATCGCCGTTCCAACCACGGTACGGCGGACAGTGGCCTTTTCAAGGGCAGTTTATGAGGAAGAGGCAAAGGTGGAGGATATCACCGGTGTTTTATGCCGCAGTCTGGAGGAAATCCATGGAGCCATAGCAGGGGATCAGGTTGCGGTAGTGGCAGACGAGGAATGCAAGATCCGGGAAACCTGGAAGCCGGATGTGGTGGTGGATGCCATTATTGCAAAAAAGAACCTGGGAACCAGGATAACTGACGCAGATGTGGTAGTAGGCGTTGGCCCCGGCTTTACTGCCGGACTTGACTGTCATGTGGTGGTGGAGACAAAAAGAGGCCATAATCTGGGCCGCTGCATCTGGGAGGGAAGCGCTTTTCCCAATACAGGAGTTCCAGGCATGATCGGCGGTTATGATAAGGAACGGATAATCCGTGCAACCGATGATGGAATTTTTAAAGGCCATGTTAAGATCGGTGATCTGGTAGAAAAAGGCGACCTGGTAGGCTATTCAGGCGATGCTCCCATATATGCCCAGGTGGGAGGCGTTGTAAGAGGTCTGCTTCAGGACGGTGTGGCAGTGACAAAGGGAATGAAGTCAGGAGATGTTGACCCCAGAGGAAACATTGAAAACTGCTATACGATCTCAGACAAGGCGTCTTCCATAGGCGGAGGCGTCCTGGAGGCGATTTTGAGCATGAAAAAGAAAAAAAGGGCGGCGGCAAAAACGGAAAAGCAATGA
- a CDS encoding molybdopterin-binding protein, which translates to MKEIKTVDAVGQVLCHDMTQIIPGVIKDARFRKGHVVTEEDIPVLLSMGKEHIYVWEKDDSLYHENEAAEILCSLCFGDNMERSEVKEGKIELKSTVRGLLKIDTGLLDKINSLGNMMIASRHPNTPVEPGDKLCGTRIIPLVIEKEKMEEAKAVCGEKKIFAVLPYLDKKVGIVTTGSEVFHGRIKDSFGPVLKAKVEELGGRILGQTVTDDKPEHTTEAILDLIGQGADMVLVSGGMSVDPDDKTPLAIRNTGAEVISYGAPVLPGAMFLLSYYRQDGKTIPIAGLPGCVMYSKRTVFDLVLPRLMTDDPVIKEDLDKLGKGGLCLSCDVCYYPNCGFGKGW; encoded by the coding sequence GTGAAGGAAATCAAGACAGTAGATGCGGTAGGACAGGTTCTCTGCCATGATATGACTCAGATCATACCAGGAGTCATAAAGGATGCAAGATTCAGGAAAGGACATGTAGTGACAGAGGAGGACATTCCGGTGCTGCTGTCCATGGGAAAAGAACACATTTATGTTTGGGAAAAGGATGATTCTCTTTACCATGAAAATGAAGCTGCTGAAATCCTGTGCAGCCTTTGTTTTGGTGACAATATGGAACGAAGCGAGGTAAAGGAAGGAAAAATTGAATTGAAATCAACTGTTCGGGGCCTGTTAAAAATAGATACCGGACTTTTAGATAAAATAAACAGCCTGGGGAATATGATGATCGCTTCCAGACATCCCAACACCCCGGTGGAGCCTGGGGACAAGCTGTGCGGCACTAGGATCATTCCCCTTGTCATTGAAAAGGAAAAGATGGAAGAGGCGAAAGCGGTCTGTGGAGAAAAGAAGATCTTTGCCGTACTGCCCTACCTGGATAAAAAGGTGGGAATCGTGACCACGGGAAGCGAAGTATTCCATGGCAGGATAAAGGATTCCTTTGGACCTGTCTTAAAGGCAAAGGTGGAAGAGCTAGGCGGCAGGATCCTTGGCCAGACAGTCACCGATGATAAGCCGGAGCATACCACAGAGGCCATTCTTGACCTCATCGGCCAGGGGGCTGACATGGTCCTTGTCAGCGGAGGCATGAGCGTTGACCCGGATGATAAGACTCCTCTGGCAATCCGCAATACAGGGGCTGAAGTGATTTCCTACGGTGCTCCGGTGCTTCCGGGAGCCATGTTCTTATTGTCCTATTACAGACAGGACGGGAAAACTATTCCTATAGCCGGACTTCCCGGATGCGTCATGTATTCCAAACGGACAGTGTTTGATCTGGTGCTCCCAAGGCTTATGACCGATGACCCGGTGATAAAGGAAGATCTTGATAAGCTGGGCAAAGGAGGGCTTTGCCTTTCCTGTGACGTATGCTATTATCCAAACTGCGGCTTCGGAAAGGGCTGGTAG
- the moaC gene encoding cyclic pyranopterin monophosphate synthase MoaC produces the protein MNGLTHFDEQGNARMVDVGEKAETDRIAVAHGFITVNQEVFKAISLGTAKKGDVLGVARVAGIMGAKRTSELIPLCHGLMLTKCAVDFVLHEEQLSVEAVCTVKTQGKTGVEMEALTGVNIALLTIYDMCKAMDRGMTISHICLLKKDGGKSGLYEKDSGSRGSKG, from the coding sequence ATGAATGGACTGACACATTTTGATGAACAGGGAAATGCCCGCATGGTAGATGTTGGGGAAAAGGCGGAAACAGACCGGATCGCCGTTGCCCACGGATTTATTACAGTCAATCAGGAGGTTTTTAAAGCCATTTCCCTTGGAACCGCAAAAAAGGGCGATGTTCTGGGAGTAGCCAGGGTAGCAGGTATCATGGGAGCAAAAAGGACCTCTGAACTGATCCCGCTGTGCCATGGACTGATGCTTACAAAATGCGCGGTGGATTTTGTACTTCATGAGGAACAGCTTTCTGTAGAGGCAGTCTGTACGGTTAAAACCCAGGGCAAGACAGGGGTGGAGATGGAAGCCCTGACAGGGGTGAATATCGCTCTTCTTACCATATATGACATGTGCAAGGCCATGGACCGGGGGATGACCATCAGTCATATCTGCCTTTTGAAAAAGGATGGCGGTAAAAGCGGACTTTATGAAAAGGATTCAGGCAGCAGGGGGAGCAAAGGATGA
- a CDS encoding MogA/MoaB family molybdenum cofactor biosynthesis protein has product MYRAGIVTLSDKGAAGERKDVSGAVIREILEEAGYEVVSYRLLADEGEDLKEELMRLSDEVECDLVLTTGGTGFSPRDVTPEATLAVADRNAPGIAEAIRAYSMTVTKRAMLSRGASVIRGSTLIINLPGSPKAVRESLEYILDTLSHGLEILSGRGGECARTSDTLQK; this is encoded by the coding sequence ATGTACCGGGCAGGAATCGTAACCTTAAGTGACAAGGGAGCCGCCGGAGAACGGAAAGATGTAAGCGGCGCCGTCATAAGAGAGATATTGGAAGAGGCAGGCTATGAAGTGGTCAGCTACAGGCTCTTAGCCGATGAAGGAGAAGACTTAAAGGAAGAACTCATGCGCTTAAGTGATGAAGTGGAATGTGATCTGGTTCTGACCACCGGCGGCACCGGGTTTTCTCCCAGGGATGTGACCCCGGAGGCCACTTTGGCCGTTGCGGACCGCAATGCACCGGGAATTGCCGAGGCCATACGGGCTTACAGCATGACTGTGACCAAACGGGCCATGTTAAGCAGAGGAGCCAGTGTCATCAGGGGATCGACCCTTATCATCAATCTTCCGGGAAGCCCCAAGGCGGTGAGAGAGAGCCTGGAATACATTTTAGATACCCTTTCTCACGGTCTGGAAATCCTTTCAGGCAGAGGCGGAGAATGTGCCAGAACATCAGATACCCTGCAGAAATAA
- a CDS encoding flavin reductase family protein has product MLRPVDLKQVTMDPITMIGKEWMLISAGSEEKYNMMTASWGGLGIMWNKSVSTIVLRPQRYTLEFIDKSEYYALSFFGDNCRSALNYCGAHSGRDVDKEKESGLTPVFDAEAPYFSEARLVLICRKLYKQRIDPNGFFDQTLDKQNYPAKDYHDYIIGEIVKVLKAD; this is encoded by the coding sequence ATGTTAAGACCTGTTGATCTGAAACAAGTGACCATGGACCCGATCACAATGATAGGAAAGGAATGGATGCTTATTTCCGCCGGCAGCGAGGAAAAGTATAATATGATGACAGCCAGCTGGGGAGGCCTGGGAATCATGTGGAATAAGAGTGTTTCCACCATTGTGCTCCGTCCCCAGAGATATACTTTGGAATTTATTGATAAAAGCGAGTATTACGCTCTTAGCTTTTTCGGTGACAACTGCAGATCTGCTTTAAACTACTGCGGCGCCCATTCCGGACGTGACGTAGATAAGGAGAAAGAGTCCGGGCTTACGCCTGTTTTTGATGCGGAAGCACCTTATTTTTCCGAAGCAAGGCTGGTGCTTATCTGCCGTAAGCTTTATAAGCAGAGGATTGATCCCAATGGTTTCTTTGATCAAACCCTTGACAAGCAAAACTATCCGGCAAAGGATTACCATGATTATATTATAGGAGAAATCGTCAAAGTATTAAAGGCCGACTAA
- a CDS encoding MOSC domain-containing protein has translation MGKVMAVCISEKKGTQKTKVDEGHLIEEYGIEGDAHAGKWHRQVSLLSFDTIEDFKARGAKIGNGAFGENIIVQGIDLIHLPIGTRLKSGDILLEVTQIGKECHSHCEIYKKMGECIMPTNGIFTRVLQGGTMKEGDEITVCTGQES, from the coding sequence ATGGGAAAGGTAATGGCTGTCTGTATCAGCGAAAAAAAGGGAACTCAGAAAACCAAAGTGGATGAAGGCCATCTAATAGAAGAATACGGGATAGAAGGGGATGCCCATGCAGGCAAATGGCACCGGCAGGTAAGCCTTTTATCCTTTGATACCATAGAGGATTTTAAGGCCAGAGGTGCTAAGATCGGAAACGGAGCCTTTGGTGAAAACATCATTGTCCAGGGAATTGATTTGATTCATCTTCCCATTGGCACCAGGTTAAAGAGCGGAGATATCCTTTTGGAGGTGACTCAAATAGGAAAGGAATGTCACAGCCACTGCGAGATATACAAGAAAATGGGAGAATGCATCATGCCCACAAACGGAATCTTTACAAGAGTTCTTCAGGGAGGGACCATGAAGGAAGGAGATGAGATCACAGTATGTACCGGGCAGGAATCGTAA
- a CDS encoding C-GCAxxG-C-C family protein, with translation MNVKQAVSVKKIGDDAEALFRGGFFCSEAVVSSMRSNFELDIPEEVIAMASGFPVGIGRSKCLCGAVSGGVMALGLFFGRTKQGDPKVEKNLEVSKELHDWFKENNGKNALCCRILTKEFDMGKGEHKEQCIRFTGLVARKVAEIVVREYGLTNTDELESAEGCND, from the coding sequence ATGAATGTGAAACAGGCGGTTAGTGTTAAGAAGATCGGAGATGATGCGGAAGCTCTGTTTCGGGGAGGCTTTTTTTGTTCGGAGGCGGTTGTAAGCTCCATGAGGTCCAATTTTGAACTGGATATACCAGAAGAAGTCATAGCCATGGCTTCCGGCTTTCCGGTAGGTATCGGACGTTCCAAATGTCTGTGCGGAGCGGTATCCGGCGGGGTTATGGCCCTTGGCCTGTTCTTTGGACGGACAAAACAGGGTGACCCCAAAGTGGAAAAGAATCTAGAAGTGTCAAAGGAGCTTCACGACTGGTTCAAGGAAAACAACGGAAAGAATGCATTATGCTGCAGGATCCTTACCAAAGAGTTTGATATGGGAAAAGGAGAGCACAAGGAACAGTGTATTCGTTTCACAGGACTGGTAGCCAGAAAAGTAGCTGAGATCGTGGTGCGGGAATACGGCCTTACCAATACCGATGAACTGGAATCTGCGGAGGGATGCAATGATTAA
- a CDS encoding nucleotidyltransferase family protein — protein sequence MKLALILLAAGDSRRFNGNKLLHEFKGKPMYRYILEEVEALPDGIFDRKMVVTQYQEIMDTMENYGYEVVVNRESSLGISHSIHLALKELENEETDYCFAVCDQPYLKAATIRDLVESWRDSKKGIGCLCNMGALGNPAIFSRNYLKELLELEGDVGGKRVIRRHIEDLYLHEVVDGLELVDIDVRNNSES from the coding sequence ATGAAACTGGCACTTATCCTTCTGGCAGCGGGGGACAGCCGCAGATTTAACGGCAATAAGCTGCTTCATGAATTCAAAGGAAAACCCATGTACCGATATATTTTAGAGGAAGTAGAAGCGCTTCCGGATGGTATCTTTGACAGGAAAATGGTTGTCACCCAGTACCAGGAGATTATGGACACCATGGAAAACTATGGTTATGAGGTAGTGGTAAACAGGGAAAGCAGCCTTGGTATCTCCCATTCCATTCATCTGGCGCTGAAAGAGCTTGAAAATGAAGAAACAGATTATTGTTTTGCGGTCTGTGACCAGCCATATTTAAAAGCGGCTACCATAAGAGATCTGGTGGAAAGCTGGCGGGACAGCAAAAAAGGGATCGGCTGTCTGTGTAACATGGGCGCTTTGGGGAACCCGGCCATCTTTTCCAGAAATTATCTTAAGGAGCTTCTGGAATTAGAAGGAGATGTGGGCGGAAAACGGGTCATACGGAGACATATTGAAGATCTATACCTTCACGAGGTAGTGGATGGCCTGGAATTGGTGGATATTGATGTGCGGAATAATTCTGAATCCTGA
- a CDS encoding tocopherol cyclase family protein, producing MECRHEIISMAHALKGVLNVNGKVLDFHGEKGYIEGDRGRSFPRDYLWLQCNRFPEEASVMVSIAHIPFIGHSFQGCICVIQYKGQEYRFATYLGVKVVCKRETAVILKQGQYTFKIFLTNRNRIKNGGFSHRLLAPDQGKMVRFIKEEHLLLARFLLYKEEELIFDLTSDHVSFEYARDRKTADCSRFLQKIQFLTACNRYFL from the coding sequence ATGGAATGCAGGCATGAAATTATCAGCATGGCCCATGCCCTTAAAGGAGTTCTTAATGTCAATGGAAAGGTCCTGGATTTTCATGGGGAAAAGGGATATATAGAGGGAGACAGGGGCAGATCCTTTCCCAGGGATTACTTATGGCTTCAATGCAACCGGTTTCCGGAAGAAGCATCGGTCATGGTTTCCATTGCTCATATTCCTTTTATCGGACATAGCTTTCAGGGCTGCATCTGTGTCATCCAGTATAAAGGGCAGGAATACCGTTTTGCCACTTATCTGGGAGTAAAGGTGGTATGCAAAAGAGAAACTGCAGTTATATTAAAGCAGGGCCAATACACTTTTAAAATATTTTTAACAAACCGGAACAGAATTAAAAATGGGGGGTTTTCCCACAGGCTCCTGGCTCCGGATCAGGGAAAGATGGTTCGCTTCATAAAAGAGGAGCATTTATTGCTGGCAAGGTTTTTACTGTATAAAGAGGAGGAACTGATATTTGATTTAACAAGTGACCATGTAAGCTTTGAGTATGCGCGGGACCGGAAAACGGCTGATTGCAGCCGATTTTTGCAGAAAATACAGTTTCTGACTGCATGTAATAGATATTTCCTATAA